One genomic region from Sciurus carolinensis chromosome 2, mSciCar1.2, whole genome shotgun sequence encodes:
- the Tc2n gene encoding LOW QUALITY PROTEIN: tandem C2 domains nuclear protein (The sequence of the model RefSeq protein was modified relative to this genomic sequence to represent the inferred CDS: inserted 1 base in 1 codon) — protein MAAEFIKSCCRGCFYGETEKHNSSVERDLKAAISNSQTTTVCIPPLTSVSVKPQVGCTEDYLLSKLPSDGXEVPFVVPKFKLSYIQPRAQGTPSHLEELEGSARASFGDRKVELSGSAQHGPNYDVYNPFYMYQHFSPDLSRRFPPHSEATRLYGSVCDLRTSKFPGSPGLSKSMFDLTSSSQRFIQRHDSLSSVPSSTSSRKNSQGSNRSLDTITLSGDEKDFGRLNVKLFYNSSVEQIWITVLQCIDLSWPSSYGDTPTVSVKGILTLPKPVHFKSSAKEASHVIEFLETFVFAIKLQHLQTVRLVFKIQTQTPRKKTIGECSVSLRTLSTQEMDYSLDIIPPSKFSVCHAELELGTCFQAVNSRIQLQILEARYLPSSSTPLTLSFSVKVGMFSSGELIYKKKTRLLKASSGRVKWGETMIFPLIQNEKEIVFLIKLYSRSSVRRKHFVGQIWISEDSNSTEAVNQWKETIANPEKVVTKWHKFNPS, from the exons ATGGCAGCAGAATTTATAAAGAGTTGCTGTAGAGGATGTTTCTATGGTGAAACAGAAAAGCACAAtt CTTCTGTGGAAAGAGACCTTAAAGCAGCAATCTCAAATAGTCAGACTACCACTGTCTGTATACCTCCATTGACCTCTGTGTCTGTAAAACCTCAGGTTGGCTGTACTGAGGATTATTTGCTTTCCAAATTACCCTCTGATG AAGAAGTACCATTTGTGGTGCCTAAGTTTAAGTTATCTTATATTCAGCCCAGAGCACAAGGAACTCCTTCTCATCTGGAAGAACTTGAAG GATCTGCCAGAGCATCTTTTGGAGATCGAAAGGTGGAACTTTCGGGTTCGGCCCAGCATGGGCCGAACTATGATGTATACAACCCATTCTATATGTATCAGCACTTTTCACCTGACTTGAGCCGGCGCTTTCCTCCTCATTCAGAAGCGACAAGACTGTATGGATCAG TTTGTGATCTAAGGACCAGCAAATTTCCTGGTTCCCCCGGCCTAAGCAAATCTATGTTTGATCTTACAAGTTCATCTCAGAGATTCATCCAG agACATGATTCATTGTCTAGTGTACCCAGCAGTACATCTTCAAGAAAAAATTCTCAGGGGAGTAACAGAAGCCTGG ATACAATTACTCTCTCAGGAGATGAGAAAGATTTTGGCAGATTGAATgtgaaattgttttataattcttCAGTGGAGCAGATATGGATCACAGTTTTACAG tgcaTAGATTTAAGTTGGCCTTCTAGTTATGGTGATACTCCCACTGTTTCTGTAAAAGGAATACTAACATTGCCCAAACCAGTGCATTTCAAGTCATCAGCAAAGGAAGCTTCTCAT gtcattgaatttttggaaacttttgtATTTGCTATTAAACTACAACATTTACAAACTGTAAGACTTGTATTTAAGATTCAAACCCAAACTCCCAGGAAGAAAACCATTGGAGAATGCTCTGTGTCACTCAGAACTCTCAGCACACAGGAAATGGATTATTCTTTGGATATAATACCACCTTCAAAATTTTCT GTTTGCCATGCAGAACTTGAACTGGGGACTTGTTTTCAAGCAGTAAATAGCAGGATTCAGCTTCAAATTCTTGAGGCACGGTACCTTCCAAGCTCATCAACACCTCTGACTTTAA GTTTTTCTGTGAAGGTGGGAATGTTCAGCTCAGGAGAGTtgatttataagaagaaaacacGATTACTGAAGGCCTCCAGTGGAAGAGTGAAGTGGGGAGAGACGATGATTTTTCCACTTatacagaatgaaaaggaaattgttttcctcattaaGCTTTATAGTCGAAGCTCTGTAAGAAGAAAACACTTCGTGGGCCAG ATTTGGATAAGCGAAGACAGTAATAGCACTGAAGCAGTGAACCAATGGAAAGAAACAATTGCAAATCCAGAAAAGGTTGTTACCAAGTGGCACAAGTTCAATCCATCCTGA